From a single Triplophysa rosa linkage group LG1, Trosa_1v2, whole genome shotgun sequence genomic region:
- the LOC130555522 gene encoding uncharacterized protein LOC130555522 isoform X2, which translates to MDKLIHLILLSGLVSIQGNLDTSQENLAFNGTATQSSNFLACVAQKAVDSDRYGDTYTYCSITVKESNPWWRLDLLDVYDISTVIITARSDCCVDQTNGAEIRIGNSLDNNGNNNPICAVIPNLQLGTSIIFSCNGMKGRYVNVFMPTVQQLSLCEVEVYRSENLAFKGTATQSSTHHYWAAANTIDGVRYGPGLATSCSVTESENNPWWRLDLLDEYAIRTVILSNRGDTSPEQTNLAEIRIGNSLDNNGNNNPRCAVISGLPLKSTVSYSCNGMVGRYVNVVMPAVQCLSLCEVEVYETDLRRKTFLRLKFSSSGDVAAESDKILHQLQSALASHISDFNLSWTQLPEKEEEQETEDGGSCVKHL; encoded by the exons ATGGACAAACTCATTCATCTGATCTTACTCTCTG GTCTTGTTTCCATTCAGGGTAATTTAGACACTTCACAGG agaatttagcatttaATGGAACGGCTACACAGTCATCCAATTTTTTGGCCTGTGTAGCTCAAAAGGCCGTAGATAGCGACAGATATGGAGATACATACACATACTGCTCCATTACAGTAAAGGAAAGTAACCCATGGTGGAGGCTGGATCTTCTGGATGTTTATGACATCAGTACAGTGATCATCACTGCTAGATCAGACTGCTGTGTGGATCAAACCAACGGAGCAGAGATTCGTATTGGAAACTCACTGGACAACAATGGAAACAACAATCCCAT ATGTGCTGTAATTCCTAATCTTCAACTCGGCACATCGATTATTTTCTCATGTAATGGAATGAAGGGACGTTATGTGAATGTATTCATGCCTACAGTCCAGCAGCTCTCTCTGTGTGAGGTGGAGGTCTATAGATCAG AGAATTTAGCATTTAAGGGAACGGCTACACAGTCATCCACACACCACTACTGGGCTGCTGCAAACACTATAGATGGTGTCAGATATGGACCTGGTTTAGCCACTTCCTGCTCAGTAACAGAATCTGAAAATAACCCATGGTGGAGGTTGGATCTCTTGGATGAATATGCGATTAGAACAGTGATCCTCAGTAACAGAGGAGACACTTCTCCTGAACAAACCAACTTAGCGGAGATTCGTATTGGAAACTCACTGGACAACAATGGAAACAACAATCCCAG atgtGCTGTAATTTCTGGTCTTCCCTTAAAATCTACAGTCAGTTACTCGTGTAATGGGATGGTGGGACGTTATGTGAATGTGGTAATGCCTGCAGTCCagtgtctctctctgtgtgagGTGGAGGTTTATGAAACAG atcTCAGAAGAAAAACCTTTCTGAGGCTGAAGTTCTCCTCCAGTGGTGATGTAGCTGCTGAGAGCGACAAAATCCTCCATCAG CTGCAGTCTGCTCTGGCATCACACATCTCTGATTTTAATCTGTCCTGGACACAACTACCTGAGAAAGAAGAAGAACAAGAGACGGAGGACGGAG gttCTTGTGTGAAACATCTTTAA
- the LOC130555522 gene encoding uncharacterized protein LOC130555522 isoform X1: protein MDKLIHLILLSAGLVSIQGNLDTSQENLAFNGTATQSSNFLACVAQKAVDSDRYGDTYTYCSITVKESNPWWRLDLLDVYDISTVIITARSDCCVDQTNGAEIRIGNSLDNNGNNNPICAVIPNLQLGTSIIFSCNGMKGRYVNVFMPTVQQLSLCEVEVYRSENLAFKGTATQSSTHHYWAAANTIDGVRYGPGLATSCSVTESENNPWWRLDLLDEYAIRTVILSNRGDTSPEQTNLAEIRIGNSLDNNGNNNPRCAVISGLPLKSTVSYSCNGMVGRYVNVVMPAVQCLSLCEVEVYETDLRRKTFLRLKFSSSGDVAAESDKILHQLQSALASHISDFNLSWTQLPEKEEEQETEDGGSCVKHL, encoded by the exons ATGGACAAACTCATTCATCTGATCTTACTCTCTG CAGGTCTTGTTTCCATTCAGGGTAATTTAGACACTTCACAGG agaatttagcatttaATGGAACGGCTACACAGTCATCCAATTTTTTGGCCTGTGTAGCTCAAAAGGCCGTAGATAGCGACAGATATGGAGATACATACACATACTGCTCCATTACAGTAAAGGAAAGTAACCCATGGTGGAGGCTGGATCTTCTGGATGTTTATGACATCAGTACAGTGATCATCACTGCTAGATCAGACTGCTGTGTGGATCAAACCAACGGAGCAGAGATTCGTATTGGAAACTCACTGGACAACAATGGAAACAACAATCCCAT ATGTGCTGTAATTCCTAATCTTCAACTCGGCACATCGATTATTTTCTCATGTAATGGAATGAAGGGACGTTATGTGAATGTATTCATGCCTACAGTCCAGCAGCTCTCTCTGTGTGAGGTGGAGGTCTATAGATCAG AGAATTTAGCATTTAAGGGAACGGCTACACAGTCATCCACACACCACTACTGGGCTGCTGCAAACACTATAGATGGTGTCAGATATGGACCTGGTTTAGCCACTTCCTGCTCAGTAACAGAATCTGAAAATAACCCATGGTGGAGGTTGGATCTCTTGGATGAATATGCGATTAGAACAGTGATCCTCAGTAACAGAGGAGACACTTCTCCTGAACAAACCAACTTAGCGGAGATTCGTATTGGAAACTCACTGGACAACAATGGAAACAACAATCCCAG atgtGCTGTAATTTCTGGTCTTCCCTTAAAATCTACAGTCAGTTACTCGTGTAATGGGATGGTGGGACGTTATGTGAATGTGGTAATGCCTGCAGTCCagtgtctctctctgtgtgagGTGGAGGTTTATGAAACAG atcTCAGAAGAAAAACCTTTCTGAGGCTGAAGTTCTCCTCCAGTGGTGATGTAGCTGCTGAGAGCGACAAAATCCTCCATCAG CTGCAGTCTGCTCTGGCATCACACATCTCTGATTTTAATCTGTCCTGGACACAACTACCTGAGAAAGAAGAAGAACAAGAGACGGAGGACGGAG gttCTTGTGTGAAACATCTTTAA
- the LOC130555522 gene encoding uncharacterized protein LOC130555522 isoform X3, with protein MDKLIHLILLSAGLVSIQGNLDTSQENLAFNGTATQSSNFLACVAQKAVDSDRYGDTYTYCSITVKESNPWWRLDLLDVYDISTVIITARSDCCVDQTNGAEIRIGNSLDNNGNNNPICAVIPNLQLGTSIIFSCNGMKGRYVNVFMPTVQQLSLCEVEVYRSENLAFKGTATQSSTHHYWAAANTIDGVRYGPGLATSCSVTESENNPWWRLDLLDEYAIRTVILSNRGDTSPEQTNLAEIRIGNSLDNNGNNNPRCAVISGLPLKSTVSYSCNGMVGRYVNVVMPAVQCLSLCEVEVYETDLRRKTFLRLKFSSSGDVAAESDKILHQLQSALALNISDFNLSWTQLPEKEKLKDDGGRFLC; from the exons ATGGACAAACTCATTCATCTGATCTTACTCTCTG CAGGTCTTGTTTCCATTCAGGGTAATTTAGACACTTCACAGG agaatttagcatttaATGGAACGGCTACACAGTCATCCAATTTTTTGGCCTGTGTAGCTCAAAAGGCCGTAGATAGCGACAGATATGGAGATACATACACATACTGCTCCATTACAGTAAAGGAAAGTAACCCATGGTGGAGGCTGGATCTTCTGGATGTTTATGACATCAGTACAGTGATCATCACTGCTAGATCAGACTGCTGTGTGGATCAAACCAACGGAGCAGAGATTCGTATTGGAAACTCACTGGACAACAATGGAAACAACAATCCCAT ATGTGCTGTAATTCCTAATCTTCAACTCGGCACATCGATTATTTTCTCATGTAATGGAATGAAGGGACGTTATGTGAATGTATTCATGCCTACAGTCCAGCAGCTCTCTCTGTGTGAGGTGGAGGTCTATAGATCAG AGAATTTAGCATTTAAGGGAACGGCTACACAGTCATCCACACACCACTACTGGGCTGCTGCAAACACTATAGATGGTGTCAGATATGGACCTGGTTTAGCCACTTCCTGCTCAGTAACAGAATCTGAAAATAACCCATGGTGGAGGTTGGATCTCTTGGATGAATATGCGATTAGAACAGTGATCCTCAGTAACAGAGGAGACACTTCTCCTGAACAAACCAACTTAGCGGAGATTCGTATTGGAAACTCACTGGACAACAATGGAAACAACAATCCCAG atgtGCTGTAATTTCTGGTCTTCCCTTAAAATCTACAGTCAGTTACTCGTGTAATGGGATGGTGGGACGTTATGTGAATGTGGTAATGCCTGCAGTCCagtgtctctctctgtgtgagGTGGAGGTTTATGAAACAG atcTCAGAAGAAAAACCTTTCTGAGGCTGAAGTTCTCCTCCAGTGGTGATGTAGCTGCTGAGAGCGACAAAATCCTCCATCAG
- the LOC130556687 gene encoding zinc finger MYM-type protein 1-like: MRLQFFGKLSIAEQLDEGYSIGIRRHNEEVTKNQHILSRIIDCVKCCGAFELALRGHNESESSDNPGIFRGLVDFVASLDGVLKEHLENASVFKGTSKTMQNELLDCMLSVMREHIIQESIQADETTDIATQCQLVLVLRYIDGKSNVQERFFAFIHLHSTTADSIATALKEHLTVILPEDQKSKLISQAYDGASVMRGATAGVQRKIQDVYPNAHYIHCYAHQLNLIMQKATSHIPKVRIFFLTLEDLPAFFKITQAHRCS; the protein is encoded by the coding sequence ATGAGGCTCCAGTTTTTTGGGAAGCTTAGCATTGCTGAACAGCTTGATGAAGGCTACAGTATTGGCATTAGAAGGCACAATGAAGAGGTCACAAAAAATCaacacatcctgtctagaataaTAGACTGTGTCAAATGTTGTGGCGCATTTGAGCTGGCTTTGCGTGGCCACAATGAGAGCGAGAGCTCAGATAACCCCGGGATATTCCGTGGCTTGGTCGACTTTGTTGCTTCTCTTGATGGAGTTTTGAAAGAGCACCTCGAGAATGCCTCTGTGTTTAAGGGAACTTCGAAAACCATGCAGAACGAGCTGTTGGactgtatgttgtctgttaTGAGGGAACACATAATCCAAGAATCAATCCAGGCCGACGAGACCACTGATATTGCCACACAGTGCCAACTTGTGCTTGTGCTGCGCTACATTGATGGCAAAAGCAACGTACAGGAgaggttttttgcttttattcatctgcattcaaCTACAGCTGATTCCATCGCTACAGCACTAAAAGAGCATCTTACTGTCATCCTTCCAGAGGATCAGAAGAGTAAACTCATCTCCCAAGCGTATGATGGAGCCAGCGTGATGAGAGGTGCCACTGCAGGTGTTCAAAGGAAGATTCAAGATGTGTATCCAAATGCCCATTACATCCACTGCTATGCTCATCAGCtcaatctaataatgcaaaaggccacttctcacatacccaaagttagaattttttttctaaccTTGGAGGATTTGCCAGCTTTTTTCAAGATCACCCAAGCGCACAGATGTTCTTGA